A part of Methanorbis furvi genomic DNA contains:
- a CDS encoding alanine--glyoxylate aminotransferase family protein: MYNETLLMMPGPVPMPESVRNAMTKQAINHRSKEFGACYADIVRILKPVFGTTNDLLVLSGSGTAGQEAAIGSFAKGKKVAALVNGKFGERLGQIADIYGEAVMIESEWGHPLNLEGLKEALENGAEVVTLVHNETSAAILNPAEEVGKLARKHDALFILDAITSIGGDVVEADKWGADVAIVGSQKCLAAPAGLAAVSVSQRAWDRLSEKRPLYLDLKKAKKSADGNPMETPTTPAVPLFLALREACKLIEAEGLENRIARHHKMSAAVRAAGSAWGLSLVPQVDALHQPSNTVTGFFYPAGVDDSQIRGACKKMGIEFAGGQDRMKGKIFRIGNMGIIDTPEILATVAAVQMSFKKAGYKLEGDGLAAAVEVLSA, translated from the coding sequence ATGTACAACGAAACACTTCTCATGATGCCAGGACCCGTGCCGATGCCCGAGTCCGTCAGAAACGCCATGACAAAGCAGGCCATCAACCACCGCAGCAAAGAGTTCGGTGCCTGCTACGCAGATATTGTCCGCATCTTAAAACCGGTGTTCGGCACCACGAACGACCTCCTTGTCCTCTCAGGTTCCGGAACCGCAGGACAGGAAGCAGCAATCGGCAGCTTTGCCAAAGGCAAAAAAGTCGCAGCCCTTGTCAACGGAAAATTCGGTGAACGGCTTGGACAGATCGCTGACATCTACGGCGAAGCGGTCATGATCGAGTCCGAGTGGGGACACCCGTTAAACCTCGAAGGACTCAAAGAGGCTCTTGAAAACGGTGCTGAAGTCGTCACCCTCGTTCACAACGAAACCTCTGCCGCAATCCTCAACCCGGCCGAAGAAGTTGGAAAACTCGCCCGCAAACATGACGCGCTCTTCATCCTTGATGCCATCACCTCAATCGGCGGCGACGTTGTTGAGGCTGACAAATGGGGCGCGGATGTTGCAATTGTCGGCTCCCAGAAGTGTCTTGCAGCCCCCGCAGGACTTGCCGCAGTCTCAGTCTCACAGCGTGCCTGGGACAGACTCTCTGAAAAACGCCCGCTCTATCTTGACCTCAAGAAAGCAAAGAAGTCTGCCGACGGCAACCCGATGGAGACCCCGACCACTCCGGCAGTCCCGCTTTTCCTCGCACTCCGCGAGGCATGCAAACTGATCGAAGCAGAAGGCCTCGAAAACCGCATCGCCCGTCATCACAAAATGTCTGCCGCAGTCCGTGCCGCGGGTTCGGCATGGGGACTCTCCCTCGTTCCGCAGGTTGACGCACTCCACCAACCCTCAAACACCGTCACCGGATTTTTCTATCCGGCAGGCGTTGACGACTCCCAGATTCGCGGCGCATGCAAGAAAATGGGCATTGAGTTTGCCGGCGGTCAGGACCGGATGAAAGGCAAGATTTTCCGTATCGGCAACATGGGAATCATCGACACCCCCGAAATTCTCGCAACCGTTGCAGCCGTTCAGATGTCGTTCAAAAAGGCCGGATACAAACTCGAAGGTGACGGTCTTGCCGCCGCAGTCGAGGTCCTGTCCGCATGA
- the ribC gene encoding riboflavin synthase, whose translation MIIGVADTTFARANMGAFAIDELKRHTSARIVRVTVPGVKDLPVAAKKLIEEEKCDIVMALGMPGGKDQDKVCAHEASQGIMMAQLMTNRHIIEVFVHEDEAKDDAELAWLLEQRTREHAVNVVLMLTRPQEMTKLAGTGQRQGFDDAGPARR comes from the coding sequence ATGATCATTGGCGTTGCCGACACAACGTTCGCCCGTGCCAACATGGGCGCCTTTGCAATCGATGAACTCAAGAGACACACGAGTGCCCGCATTGTGCGGGTCACGGTCCCGGGAGTCAAAGACCTGCCGGTCGCCGCAAAGAAACTGATCGAAGAGGAGAAGTGCGACATTGTGATGGCACTTGGAATGCCCGGAGGAAAAGATCAGGACAAGGTCTGCGCCCACGAAGCATCGCAGGGAATCATGATGGCACAGCTGATGACGAACCGCCACATCATCGAAGTGTTCGTCCATGAAGACGAGGCAAAGGATGATGCCGAGCTTGCATGGCTGCTTGAGCAGCGGACCCGCGAACATGCGGTCAATGTTGTCCTCATGCTCACCCGCCCGCAGGAGATGACAAAACTTGCCGGCACCGGTCAGCGTCAGGGATTTGACGATGCAGGGCCTGCCAGACGATAG
- a CDS encoding aspartate kinase has translation MRLVMKFGGTSVGDEKSIANVVKIIKESRDAGNEIAVVVSAMTRVTDQLIATAEEVINCKQKPALDAFIASLRSRHMKVLEAVAPDYMDEIGEYLDSRFMKLSNILLAVHNLRELTPRSRDYIISFGERLSAPIISAALRQGGILSSYMSGCDAGILTDGVHNGATALPESYPRIQARVGALLTEQVPVVMGYMGCSADGAVTTLGRSGSDYSGAIIGAGIDADEILIWTDVDGVMTTDPRLIPEARVINSISFLEMMEMSYFGAKVIHPRALVPAMQKNIPVRVKNTFNPMHPGTVVIREPHADKRVVKAISLIKNGCLIKISGAIMAGRPGVAGEIFTALAETGVNVMLISQGSSEMTISLIITEEQLDAALTALADVKRRGVIREFDFDRDVAVVSVVGAGMAGTYGTLSRIFHGLGVGGINVMMLSQGSEVNVSFVVKEADGVKAVRAIHEEYHLEAEEQA, from the coding sequence ATGCGACTCGTAATGAAGTTTGGCGGAACCTCTGTTGGCGATGAAAAAAGCATTGCCAACGTGGTCAAGATCATCAAGGAATCCCGCGACGCCGGTAATGAAATCGCAGTCGTTGTCTCGGCAATGACCCGCGTCACCGATCAGCTTATCGCAACCGCAGAAGAGGTCATCAACTGCAAACAGAAACCGGCTCTTGATGCATTCATTGCGTCCCTGCGCAGCCGCCACATGAAAGTGCTCGAAGCGGTCGCCCCGGACTACATGGACGAGATTGGTGAGTATCTTGACTCAAGATTTATGAAACTCTCCAACATCCTTCTCGCAGTCCATAACCTCCGCGAGTTGACCCCGAGATCCAGAGACTACATCATCTCGTTTGGCGAACGACTGTCAGCTCCCATCATCTCCGCGGCACTTCGTCAGGGCGGCATCCTAAGCAGCTACATGAGCGGCTGTGACGCAGGAATTCTCACCGACGGCGTGCACAACGGAGCAACCGCACTTCCGGAGAGCTACCCGAGAATTCAGGCACGCGTCGGCGCACTCCTCACCGAACAGGTGCCGGTCGTCATGGGATACATGGGCTGTTCCGCAGACGGCGCAGTCACCACACTCGGCCGCAGCGGCTCGGACTACTCGGGCGCAATCATTGGTGCAGGAATTGATGCTGATGAGATCCTCATCTGGACCGACGTTGACGGTGTCATGACCACCGACCCGCGTCTGATTCCTGAAGCACGCGTGATCAACTCCATCTCCTTCCTTGAGATGATGGAGATGTCCTACTTTGGCGCAAAGGTCATCCATCCGCGTGCCCTTGTTCCGGCAATGCAGAAAAATATCCCGGTCCGCGTCAAGAACACCTTCAACCCCATGCACCCGGGCACCGTCGTGATCCGCGAACCGCATGCTGACAAGAGAGTCGTGAAGGCGATCTCGTTGATAAAGAATGGCTGTCTCATCAAAATCAGCGGCGCAATCATGGCAGGGAGACCGGGCGTTGCCGGAGAAATTTTCACCGCTCTTGCCGAAACCGGAGTCAATGTCATGCTGATATCGCAGGGCTCCTCAGAGATGACCATCTCGTTGATCATCACCGAAGAGCAGCTTGACGCAGCCCTCACGGCGCTTGCCGACGTAAAGAGAAGAGGCGTCATCCGCGAGTTCGACTTTGACCGCGACGTTGCGGTCGTCTCGGTTGTCGGTGCAGGAATGGCAGGGACGTACGGGACCCTCAGCAGAATTTTCCACGGCCTTGGTGTCGGCGGCATCAATGTGATGATGCTCTCGCAGGGGTCTGAGGTCAACGTCTCGTTTGTCGTGAAGGAAGCTGACGGCGTCAAAGCGGTTCGTGCAATTCACGAAGAGTACCATCTGGAGGCAGAGGAACAGGCATGA
- the purM gene encoding phosphoribosylformylglycinamidine cyclo-ligase — translation MSKKYSYKDAGVDIDLEADGVKSLIRQLSFRRSGEHGMVGGVGHFAGLIDFGPKVLSLCTDGVGTKMRVADDLRDWSTVGIDCIAMNVNDMYVMNIEPVAFVDYIATEGINTEQMIQIGVGLNEGARLSNMNIIGGETATLKGMVNGLDLAGTCLGVQDRDRVVTGEKVKPGDVVIGVASTGVHSNGYTLARKVATENGGYSVKLPSGKTIGEALITPTRIYSEVLDVCRAVEVHGMCHVTGGGLLNFLRISEYGFSIDDPMPVPEVLQWIAEKGELEINELYRTFNMGMGFAFIVSEASVAKILAMVDGAKVVGRVIEEHKVLLKGVEIL, via the coding sequence ATGAGCAAAAAATATTCGTACAAGGATGCGGGAGTGGACATCGATCTGGAAGCAGATGGTGTCAAGTCACTGATCCGCCAGCTGAGTTTCCGGAGAAGCGGCGAGCACGGTATGGTCGGCGGCGTCGGCCACTTTGCCGGACTGATCGACTTCGGACCAAAGGTTCTCTCGCTGTGCACTGACGGTGTCGGCACCAAAATGCGGGTGGCTGATGATCTCCGCGACTGGTCAACGGTCGGCATCGACTGTATTGCGATGAACGTCAACGACATGTACGTGATGAACATCGAGCCGGTTGCGTTCGTTGACTACATCGCAACCGAAGGCATCAACACCGAACAGATGATTCAGATCGGTGTCGGTCTCAACGAAGGTGCGAGGCTCTCGAACATGAACATCATCGGCGGCGAGACGGCGACGCTGAAAGGTATGGTGAACGGTCTGGATCTTGCCGGCACCTGTCTTGGCGTGCAGGACCGTGACCGCGTGGTGACCGGTGAAAAAGTGAAACCCGGCGATGTGGTCATCGGTGTTGCAAGTACCGGCGTTCACTCAAACGGCTACACGCTTGCAAGAAAAGTTGCCACTGAAAACGGCGGTTACTCGGTAAAGCTGCCGTCCGGAAAAACGATTGGAGAGGCATTAATCACGCCGACCCGTATCTACTCCGAGGTCCTAGATGTCTGCCGTGCGGTTGAGGTCCATGGGATGTGCCATGTTACCGGCGGAGGTCTGCTGAATTTCCTGCGCATCAGTGAGTACGGTTTTTCGATCGATGATCCGATGCCGGTTCCTGAAGTTCTGCAGTGGATTGCAGAGAAGGGAGAGCTTGAGATAAACGAGCTTTACCGGACCTTCAACATGGGCATGGGCTTTGCGTTCATCGTTTCTGAAGCAAGTGTTGCAAAAATTCTCGCAATGGTTGACGGCGCCAAAGTGGTCGGCCGTGTTATTGAGGAACACAAGGTCCTGTTGAAAGGCGTTGAGATCCTCTAA
- a CDS encoding class I SAM-dependent methyltransferase: protein MDSLPKRHALTEEEEKRLDNLIKNRGTDQRLDALTLSYIEKVSGKPWKDETVLEKIRHAVSSQKDAYWKEGERRVVQYKGGYSVLAYMAYQMPGYVAEFTEFFVRLIRDGLIRDHIRVLDVGAGPGTVTVAIARVLDQCEGMTAEVTALERSEIHREAYLHVVPEFVKKTGGHVTAHKPVAADIMEKIPDGEFDLIVCSNMINELAVDDEKRAEIMMRLSEHLASDGNLILLEPADLSNATMLRNLSRTLKQRGLTLYAPCNDIRGVPCMVSPCWTFVTYEDIWPTKLMLALGEGEEKYRFVNTDVKFSYAVLRKDGHRRCGYRVPAAAKRARLSQLKKHLGKRIHVTVSVMSADIGDAKNYLYLVCDGTGEVPAYVALPAHHRNPEHEALLSAPYGSVVAIDSVLVRFNKDQKAYNLLMGPESFTRMIVGVAGPKVPDKLAALKEKYGKKPMWTGKGRPQKNKK from the coding sequence ATGGATTCATTACCAAAGCGGCACGCTCTCACAGAAGAGGAGGAGAAGCGGCTCGACAATCTGATCAAAAACCGCGGAACTGATCAGCGGCTGGATGCCCTTACCCTCTCGTACATCGAAAAGGTCTCCGGAAAACCATGGAAGGATGAAACGGTTCTCGAAAAAATCCGTCATGCGGTCAGCTCCCAGAAGGATGCCTACTGGAAGGAGGGCGAACGCCGCGTTGTGCAGTACAAAGGCGGGTACAGTGTCCTCGCCTACATGGCGTACCAGATGCCGGGCTACGTTGCAGAGTTCACAGAATTTTTCGTCCGGCTCATTCGTGACGGACTCATTCGCGATCATATCAGAGTTCTGGATGTGGGAGCCGGCCCCGGAACGGTCACAGTCGCAATCGCCCGCGTGCTGGATCAGTGCGAGGGGATGACTGCAGAGGTCACCGCTCTTGAGCGGTCCGAGATTCACCGCGAGGCGTACTTACATGTGGTGCCTGAGTTTGTGAAAAAAACCGGCGGCCATGTAACAGCACACAAACCGGTCGCCGCAGACATCATGGAAAAAATTCCTGACGGCGAGTTTGATCTGATCGTCTGCTCAAACATGATAAACGAGCTGGCGGTTGATGATGAGAAACGTGCAGAGATTATGATGCGGCTCTCCGAGCACCTCGCCTCCGACGGAAATCTGATTCTGCTTGAGCCTGCGGATCTTTCAAATGCAACCATGCTTCGAAATCTCTCACGCACTCTGAAGCAACGCGGGCTCACTCTCTATGCGCCGTGCAATGATATCCGCGGGGTTCCCTGCATGGTGTCTCCCTGCTGGACGTTTGTGACGTATGAGGATATCTGGCCCACGAAGCTGATGCTGGCGCTTGGCGAGGGCGAGGAAAAATACCGGTTCGTGAACACGGATGTGAAATTTTCCTATGCGGTTCTCAGGAAGGACGGACACCGCAGATGCGGTTATCGTGTTCCTGCGGCGGCGAAGCGTGCGAGATTATCGCAGTTGAAAAAACATCTGGGAAAACGCATTCATGTGACCGTGTCGGTGATGTCTGCTGATATCGGGGACGCGAAAAATTATCTGTACCTTGTCTGCGACGGAACCGGTGAGGTTCCGGCATATGTTGCACTGCCTGCACATCACCGGAACCCTGAGCACGAAGCACTGCTCTCAGCACCGTACGGTTCGGTTGTTGCGATCGATTCGGTGCTGGTCAGGTTCAACAAAGATCAGAAGGCCTACAATCTGCTGATGGGGCCTGAGAGTTTCACGCGGATGATTGTGGGAGTCGCAGGACCAAAAGTGCCTGACAAACTTGCGGCGCTGAAGGAAAAGTACGGGAAAAAACCGATGTGGACCGGTAAAGGCCGGCCGCAAAAAAATAAAAAATAA
- a CDS encoding ZPR1 zinc finger domain-containing protein — protein sequence MRQVVPGPCPDCGKDIEYIYDTENIPYFSDILLLSGVCPDCGFRVTDTMVLNDREPCRWEMKVETPDDLNARVVRSMQGEIDIPEFGINIHPGPACSGFVSNVEGILLRAEDAVRRALTSCEGEEIQTALELLEQIELARKSEIPVTVIITDPSGNSGIVSSKAVRTKLDVEAEPDGCTIHPLA from the coding sequence ATGCGTCAGGTTGTTCCAGGCCCCTGCCCAGACTGCGGCAAGGATATCGAATACATTTACGATACGGAAAACATTCCCTATTTTTCCGATATTCTTCTGCTGAGCGGCGTCTGTCCGGACTGCGGTTTCCGCGTTACTGACACGATGGTGCTCAATGACCGCGAGCCGTGCCGCTGGGAGATGAAGGTGGAAACACCCGATGATCTGAATGCACGCGTCGTCCGCAGCATGCAGGGGGAGATCGATATCCCTGAGTTCGGCATAAACATTCATCCGGGTCCTGCATGCAGCGGTTTTGTCTCCAACGTCGAAGGTATTCTCCTTCGTGCTGAGGATGCCGTGCGTCGTGCGCTCACCTCCTGCGAGGGAGAAGAGATCCAAACCGCACTCGAACTGCTGGAACAGATTGAGCTGGCAAGAAAGTCAGAGATTCCTGTGACGGTGATCATTACTGATCCGTCCGGAAACTCCGGCATTGTCTCATCAAAGGCCGTACGAACAAAGCTTGACGTGGAGGCCGAGCCGGACGGATGTACGATTCATCCGCTGGCATAA
- a CDS encoding cell division protein SepF codes for MGFLDGVFGSKKDTPSEDDYMKLDLASYEGVAGAEEPAVMYVKVASIADIKDCPRVKDEVYNNNIVIVDITKLKLDKIMFDRVMGDLRAVSKDVNGDIIGLGDQRYVIITPTGVRISREKIGGM; via the coding sequence ATGGGATTTCTTGACGGAGTTTTCGGATCAAAGAAGGATACCCCTTCCGAAGATGACTACATGAAGCTGGACCTCGCCTCCTACGAAGGAGTCGCAGGCGCGGAAGAGCCGGCAGTCATGTACGTAAAAGTTGCAAGCATCGCTGACATCAAAGACTGTCCGCGTGTCAAGGACGAGGTCTACAATAACAATATTGTCATCGTTGACATTACCAAACTCAAACTCGACAAGATCATGTTCGACCGCGTGATGGGTGATCTCCGTGCGGTCTCAAAGGATGTGAACGGCGACATCATTGGTCTTGGCGACCAGCGCTATGTCATCATTACGCCGACCGGCGTTCGCATCTCCCGCGAGAAGATCGGAGGCATGTAA
- a CDS encoding RNA-binding protein, whose protein sequence is MVELTIKKRHAIKKSQLASLMKKLGESIGEDAALYNAQMIEIAETASKFNIYIIDKKPLVMEQEEWAFPTLRGAVLRPFSGRRISVDMGAVPYMINGADVMRPGIVSVTDDVRAGLPALVVDESHGKPLAVVIPLYDAAGIIALEKGKAAKNLHYIGDELWNLEL, encoded by the coding sequence ATGGTAGAACTCACGATCAAAAAACGTCACGCAATAAAAAAGAGTCAGCTCGCATCACTCATGAAAAAACTCGGTGAAAGCATCGGCGAAGACGCCGCGCTTTACAACGCCCAGATGATTGAGATTGCCGAAACCGCTTCCAAGTTCAACATCTATATCATCGACAAAAAACCTCTTGTCATGGAACAGGAAGAGTGGGCGTTTCCGACACTTCGCGGTGCAGTCCTCAGACCCTTTTCCGGCAGGCGTATCTCGGTTGATATGGGCGCGGTCCCATACATGATCAACGGCGCTGATGTCATGCGGCCCGGCATTGTTTCGGTCACTGACGACGTCCGTGCCGGACTTCCGGCACTCGTCGTGGATGAAAGCCACGGCAAGCCTCTTGCAGTCGTCATTCCACTCTACGATGCTGCAGGAATCATTGCGCTGGAGAAGGGAAAGGCCGCAAAGAATCTGCATTACATCGGTGATGAACTCTGGAACCTTGAACTCTGA
- a CDS encoding LSM domain-containing protein: MTKRPLEILDQVLNRQPVIISLKGGREIRGVLQGYDVHMNLVLDKAEEEGEKGTLQLGTLIVRGDNVIYISPSVE; this comes from the coding sequence ATGACAAAGAGACCGCTTGAAATTTTAGATCAGGTCCTTAACCGCCAGCCGGTGATCATTTCACTGAAGGGCGGGAGGGAGATCCGCGGGGTTCTCCAGGGCTACGACGTTCACATGAACCTGGTTCTTGACAAGGCTGAGGAAGAAGGAGAGAAAGGAACACTGCAGCTTGGAACGCTTATCGTTCGCGGCGACAATGTTATCTACATCTCTCCGTCTGTAGAATAA
- a CDS encoding 50S ribosomal protein L37e: MTKGTPSMGLRNKHSHIICRRCGKQSFHARHGVCSSCGFGKSAKIRGYSWTKKAADN, from the coding sequence ATGACAAAAGGCACGCCATCAATGGGTCTGCGGAACAAGCACTCCCACATCATCTGCCGCCGCTGCGGAAAACAGTCCTTCCACGCACGGCACGGTGTTTGTTCCTCATGCGGATTTGGCAAGAGCGCTAAGATCCGCGGGTACAGCTGGACGAAAAAAGCAGCAGATAACTAA
- the purF gene encoding amidophosphoribosyltransferase, protein MSGIAGIVDSRGVAYPLYYALHALQHRGQEAAGISTFDGRDLSLYKGPGQLSEVFNESVLAKLPGNVGIGQVLYTQKAHRGRPENIQPLKFSFQGHVLSITVSAALVQDNREALRTEYEGKGHIFSTTTNAELIAAMIAHELISGENAENSFVNAMRRLKGAYAGVAILDGVLYAFRDPLGTKPLCLGKLATGYIVASESVAIDTLSGMLIRDVVPGELVTITGDSVSGRQVLEADHRAFCVFEYVYTARPDSVIDGVLVYDARRKIGEKLAKNPVQADLVSPVPDSGTAFATGFADMSAIPYMEGLLKNRYVGRTFIMPAQSLRENAVRMKLNPVRRHVENKSVVLVDDSIVRGTTSLRIVEMVRDFGAAEVHMRIGSTPIIAPCYFGVDLPTREELIANGRSVEEIRKMIHATTLEYVSEEDLVDSVGIPGVDLCMACACGKYPLAIPGEPQCACRRVYPAKDN, encoded by the coding sequence ATGAGTGGTATTGCCGGCATCGTCGATTCACGCGGTGTCGCCTACCCCCTATATTATGCTCTGCATGCCCTCCAGCACCGAGGTCAGGAGGCAGCAGGCATATCTACTTTTGACGGGAGAGACTTGTCTTTGTACAAGGGTCCCGGACAACTTTCCGAAGTGTTTAACGAGTCAGTTCTGGCAAAACTCCCGGGCAATGTTGGAATTGGTCAGGTTTTGTACACACAGAAGGCTCATCGCGGCAGACCGGAAAATATCCAGCCGCTGAAATTTTCTTTTCAGGGTCATGTGCTGTCGATTACGGTAAGCGCTGCACTGGTGCAGGACAATCGCGAGGCTCTTCGGACTGAGTATGAGGGGAAGGGACACATCTTTTCGACGACCACAAATGCTGAGCTGATTGCGGCGATGATTGCTCATGAGCTCATTTCAGGAGAGAATGCAGAGAACTCGTTTGTCAATGCAATGCGGCGGCTGAAAGGAGCCTACGCGGGTGTTGCAATTCTCGATGGTGTTTTGTATGCGTTCCGCGATCCTCTCGGAACAAAGCCGCTGTGTCTTGGAAAACTCGCTACCGGTTACATTGTTGCTTCGGAAAGTGTGGCAATCGATACGCTTTCGGGCATGCTCATCCGCGATGTTGTGCCGGGAGAACTTGTCACTATTACCGGAGACAGTGTCAGCGGCCGTCAGGTGCTTGAGGCTGATCATCGTGCGTTCTGTGTGTTTGAGTATGTCTACACCGCACGGCCCGACTCGGTTATTGATGGTGTTCTGGTGTATGATGCCCGCAGAAAAATCGGTGAAAAACTTGCGAAGAATCCGGTGCAGGCTGATCTTGTCTCGCCGGTGCCGGACTCGGGCACGGCGTTTGCAACAGGATTTGCTGATATGTCCGCCATTCCATACATGGAAGGTCTTTTGAAGAACCGGTATGTCGGACGAACGTTTATCATGCCGGCCCAGAGTCTTCGGGAGAATGCTGTGCGGATGAAACTCAATCCGGTCCGTCGGCATGTTGAGAACAAGTCGGTTGTTTTGGTGGATGACAGTATTGTCCGCGGCACAACATCGCTCAGGATTGTTGAGATGGTCCGTGATTTCGGTGCGGCCGAGGTTCACATGCGTATTGGTTCCACTCCGATTATTGCGCCCTGCTACTTTGGTGTGGACCTGCCGACCCGCGAGGAGCTGATCGCGAACGGGAGAAGTGTTGAAGAGATCCGAAAAATGATTCATGCAACAACGCTTGAGTATGTTTCTGAAGAGGATCTTGTGGACTCTGTCGGTATCCCGGGCGTTGATCTCTGCATGGCCTGTGCCTGTGGTAAGTATCCGCTTGCAATTCCGGGCGAGCCTCAGTGTGCGTGCCGCAGAGTGTATCCGGCAAAGGATAACTGA
- the cofD gene encoding 2-phospho-L-lactate transferase, with protein MITVLSGGTGTPKLIRGLRQILRDNEITVVVNTAEDMWMSGLYVSPDIDTVQYLFSGLLNTDSWWGIRGDSFETFHAMEKLGYVEPLPLGDKDRATNICRAEFLRQGMTLTATTEKIARAYGVQATILPMSDQEVTTYVKTEDGSLMHYQEYWVGRRGNVPITGIVRKTANDAPLAATPEVIAAIENSDGVIIGPSNPVTSIGPILECTGVREALAKKFTIAVSPFIGNRPFSGPAAALMRAWGHEPTSYGTWQVYKDCVSMFIQDTRDTEIEVPGAHRLDTMMTNEKKAESLAWDLLSYFPRK; from the coding sequence ATGATTACGGTACTGTCCGGCGGAACCGGCACACCGAAACTCATCCGCGGACTCCGTCAGATTCTGCGTGACAACGAGATCACGGTCGTGGTCAACACGGCCGAGGATATGTGGATGTCGGGGCTTTATGTTTCGCCTGACATTGATACCGTGCAGTATCTTTTTTCCGGTCTTCTGAATACTGATTCCTGGTGGGGCATCAGAGGGGATTCGTTTGAGACGTTTCATGCGATGGAAAAACTCGGTTATGTTGAACCCCTCCCGCTCGGCGACAAGGACCGTGCGACCAATATCTGCCGTGCCGAGTTTCTCAGGCAGGGCATGACGCTTACTGCGACGACGGAAAAAATTGCCAGAGCTTACGGAGTGCAGGCAACAATTCTGCCGATGTCTGATCAGGAGGTGACAACCTACGTCAAAACCGAAGACGGCAGCCTCATGCATTATCAGGAGTACTGGGTGGGCAGGCGCGGGAATGTGCCGATCACCGGAATCGTCCGAAAAACTGCGAACGATGCTCCACTTGCGGCAACTCCAGAAGTTATCGCAGCAATTGAAAACAGTGACGGCGTCATCATCGGCCCGTCCAATCCGGTTACCAGCATCGGCCCGATTCTTGAGTGTACGGGAGTGCGTGAAGCTCTTGCAAAAAAGTTCACGATTGCTGTAAGTCCGTTTATTGGGAATCGTCCGTTCAGCGGTCCGGCCGCTGCCCTTATGCGGGCATGGGGGCATGAGCCGACCTCGTACGGTACATGGCAGGTGTACAAGGACTGCGTCAGCATGTTTATTCAGGACACCCGCGACACCGAGATCGAGGTCCCGGGAGCTCACCGGCTTGATACGATGATGACGAATGAAAAGAAGGCCGAGTCCCTTGCATGGGATTTGCTCTCATACTTCCCGCGGAAATAA
- the pyrF gene encoding orotidine-5'-phosphate decarboxylase, with protein MADLLLALDVKGKAEAVRVATACTGELDAIKIGYPLVLSTGLEIVKDLAKSEIPIIADFKVADIPNTNSLICEEVFGAGCAGIITHAFCGSDSLAACVDASHDHGGVCFVVCEMSHPGALDFLSGENAERMARMAKAAGADGIIAPATRPERTATLRTIIGSSMKIYSPGVGAQGAQPEDVKKYVDGIIVGRAIYEAADPKAAAHEFRVRAR; from the coding sequence ATGGCGGATCTTCTTCTCGCACTGGATGTGAAGGGAAAGGCCGAGGCGGTCCGTGTGGCAACTGCGTGCACGGGTGAGCTTGATGCGATCAAGATCGGGTATCCGCTGGTGCTTTCAACCGGCCTTGAGATTGTGAAGGATCTCGCAAAGTCAGAGATCCCGATCATCGCAGACTTCAAGGTCGCTGATATTCCAAACACCAACTCCCTCATCTGTGAGGAGGTGTTTGGTGCAGGATGTGCGGGCATCATTACGCATGCGTTCTGCGGGTCAGACTCGCTTGCGGCATGTGTGGACGCGTCACATGATCACGGCGGTGTCTGTTTTGTGGTCTGCGAGATGAGTCATCCGGGAGCTCTTGATTTCCTCTCGGGAGAGAATGCAGAAAGGATGGCACGGATGGCAAAGGCTGCGGGAGCTGACGGCATCATTGCTCCGGCGACGCGACCTGAGCGGACGGCAACTCTTCGTACCATCATCGGCTCTTCGATGAAAATTTATTCGCCAGGTGTTGGTGCGCAGGGAGCACAACCCGAAGACGTGAAAAAATATGTGGACGGCATCATCGTTGGTCGTGCGATCTATGAGGCTGCCGACCCGAAGGCTGCGGCACACGAGTTCCGTGTGCGGGCAAGATAA